A stretch of Phragmites australis chromosome 12, lpPhrAust1.1, whole genome shotgun sequence DNA encodes these proteins:
- the LOC133886259 gene encoding ubiquitin carboxyl-terminal hydrolase 5-like isoform X1 has translation MEMVAAAPAPAPEMPAEEEMALIRDITVAAEAHAKEGDTFFLITTRWWQSWIDYVIQDLTSATSNGSHHNEFGSNTSRRPGAIDNSDLIDDTAHLNYMEIELHDSLVEGRDYILLPQQVWEKLHGWYGGGPTLPRKAINTGFSQTDLAIEVYPLRLQLLLMPKGERAIIRISKKDTVGELHKKACEPFDLIPDEVCIWDYYGQTKHTLMDNLEKTLDDANIQMDQDILVEITTDANGTLDGGCMSSIQDNEFFERGSTSLIADTSKSGLSKENLASNNYASRSYNSSLALSNGDLDNVHGTSGMTTRGSPSGLTGLINLGNTCYMNSAIQCLVHTPEFARYFREDYHREINWQNPLGMVGELALAFGELLRKLWAPGRAPVSPRPFKMKLSRFASQFSGNNQHDSQELLAFLLDGLHEDLNRVKHRPYIRSKDADGRSDEEVADEYWANHIARNNSIIVDVCQGQYKSTLVCPVCGKVSVTFDPFMYLSLPLQFASTRSMSVVVFSCDGSAPPTPFTVSLPKQGRCRDLFQALSNACSLRNGERLLIAEIRNHRIYRFLEDPVLQLSTVNDDDHLAVYRLPKLERRANYIQFVHRREDLDHGHNSSLMSWKPYGVPLLAQISRNETVTGYDIHELVRKMFLPMLRNQDSQHSAVQSSVSTRTQSYHTDSSKFQLHLVDDNSTVIEKSDDAIRVPQSSLATVVFVNWSKADLKKINTHHLENLPEVFKFAPPAKRTRSEPLSLYSCLDAFLREEPLVPEDMWYCPRCKEQRQASKKLDLWRLPEVLVIHLKRFSFSRSTRQKLEIFVNFPIHNFDLTRYIANKKSSHRQIYELYAVSNHYGSMASGHYTAFIKLLDENRWYNFDDSQVSAINEEDVKSGAAYVLFYRRVREQDGAVINGTQLSVSRNHRSSQR, from the exons atggagatggtggcggcggcgccggcgccggcgccggagatGCCCGctgaggaggagatggcgctcaTCCGGGACATCACCGTCGCCGCAGAAGCCCACGCCAAGGAGGGCGACaccttcttcctcatcaccACCAG GTGGTGGCAAAGTTGGATTGATTATGTCATTCAAGATTTGACTAGCGCGACAAGTAACGGTTCTCATCATAATGAGTTCGGATCCAACACTTCAAGAAGGCCAGGAGCTATTGACAATTCAGATTTGATAGATGATACAGCACATTTGAACTACATGGAGATTGAGCTACATGATTCCTTGGTTGAAGGTCGTGATTACATACTTCTTCCTCAGCAAGTATGGGAAAAGTTGCATGGTTG GTACGGTGGAGGGCCAACATTACCAAGAAAGGCAATCAATACTGGCTTTTCTCAAACTGATTTAGCCATTGAAGTTTATCCTCTACGTCTGCAGTTACTTCTGATGCCAAAAGGAGAGCGAGCCATTATAAGGATTAGCAAGAAG GACACAGTTGGTGAACTCCACAAGAAGGCTTGTGAGCCTTTTGACTTGATACCAGATGAG GTGTGCATTTGGGATTATTATGGTCAAACAAAGCATACATTGATGGATAACTTGGAGAAAACCCTTGATGATGCCAACATTCAGATGGATCAAGAT ATTCTAGTTGAGATTACTACTGATGCAAATGGTACTTTAGATGGTGGATGCATGAGTTCAATTCAAGATAATGAATTTTTCGAGCGAGGATCAACTTCTTTGATTGCTGATACATCAAAATCAGGATTGTCAAAggagaatttggcatcaaacaactaTGCTTCCAGGAGCTACAACTCTAGTCTGGCACTTTCCAATGGTGACCTGGATAATGTGCATGGTACCAGTGGCATGACCACGAGGGGGTCACCTTCAGGTCTTACAGGGCTCATTAACCTGGGAAATACATGTTACATGAACAGTGCCATACAGTGTCTCGTGCACACACCTGAGTTTGCCAGATATTTTCGTGAAGATTACCACCGCGAAATAAATTGGCAAAATCCGCTTGGTATGGTG GGTGAACTTGCATTAGCATTTGGTGAGCTGCTGAGAAAACTTTGGGCTCCTGGCCGTGCCCCAGTTTCTCCTCGACCATTCAAAATGAAGCTTTCTCGGTTTGCATCTCAGTTCAGTGGTAACAACCAGCATGATTCACAG GAGTTGTTGGCGTTTCTCTTGGATGGACTACATGAAGACTTGAACCGTGTGAAACATAGACCTTACATAAGGTCAAAAGATGCTGACGGTCGATCAGATGAAGAGGTTGCAGATGAGTATTGGGCAAATCATATTGCTAGAAACAATTCAATCATTGTTGATGTATGCCAG GGGCAGTACAAGTCAACTTTGGTCTGTCCTGTCTGTGGAAAGGTTTCAGTGACTTTCGACCCGTTTATGTATCTTTCACTACCCCTACAATTCGCCTCAACGCGAAGTATGTCCGTGGTTGTCTTTTCATGTGACGGGAGTGCTCCGCCAACGCCATTCACGGTAAGTTTACCGAAGCAGGGTAGATGCAGGGATCTATTCCAAGCCCTCAGCAACGCATGCTCACTTAGAAATGGGGAGAGACTTCTAATTGCCGAG ATACGAAATCATAGGATCTATCGTTTTCTTGAGGATCCAGTTCTTCAACTGTCTACAGTTAATGATGATGATCATCTGGCAGTTTATAGGCTCCCAAAACTGGAAAGGAGGGCAAACTACATTCAGTTTGTGCATCGTCGTGAAGACTT GGACCATGGACACAATAGCAGCTTGATGTCTTGGAAACCCTATGGCGTTCCTCTTCTTGCACAAATATCTCGTAATGAAACTGTCACAGGTTATGATATTCATGAGTTGGTCCGTAAAATGTTTCTGCCCATGCTAAGAAACCAGGACTCTCAGCATTCAGCAGTTCAAAGTTCTGTTTCCACAAGAACACAAAGTTATCATACCGACAGCAGCAAATTTCAGCTACATTTGGTTGATGATAACAGCACAGTCATTGAGAAATCGGACGATGCTATCAGGGTCCCGCAGTCTTCACTTGCGACTGTAGTTTTCGTGAATTGGTCCAAGGCAGATCTGAAAAAGATCAACACTCATCATTTGGAGAACCTCCCGGAGGTGTTTAAGTTTGCTCCTCCAGCCAAGCGAACACGTAGTGAACCTCTCTCACTCTATTCATGCCTGGATGCTTTCTTGAGAGAAGAACCTCTTGTACCTGAAGACATGTG GTACTGTCCAAGGTGCAAGGAGCAAAGGCAAGCTAGCAAAAAGCTGGATTTATGGAGACTTCCAGAAGTGCTAGTTATACATTTGAAGAGATTCTCATTTAGTAGGTCAACAAGACAGAAACTAGAAATTTTCGTCAATTTTCCAATACATAACTTTGATTTGACACGCTATATTGCCAACAAGAAGAGTTCACACCGCCAAATCTATGAGTTGTATGCTGTGAGCAATCATTACGGCAGCATGGCAAGTGGGCATTATACTGCATTCATAAAG CTTTTGGATGAGAACCGGTGGTACAATTTTGATGATAGCCAAGTTTCTGCCATCAATGAAGAAGATGTGAAGTCTGGTGCAGCTTATGTGCTGTTCTACAGAAGAGTCAGAGAGCAAGATGGAGCAGTTATCAATGGAACTCAGCTATCTGTGAGTAGAAATCACAGATCTAGCCAAAGATAG
- the LOC133886259 gene encoding ubiquitin carboxyl-terminal hydrolase 5-like isoform X2 — MGKVAWYGGGPTLPRKAINTGFSQTDLAIEVYPLRLQLLLMPKGERAIIRISKKDTVGELHKKACEPFDLIPDEVCIWDYYGQTKHTLMDNLEKTLDDANIQMDQDILVEITTDANGTLDGGCMSSIQDNEFFERGSTSLIADTSKSGLSKENLASNNYASRSYNSSLALSNGDLDNVHGTSGMTTRGSPSGLTGLINLGNTCYMNSAIQCLVHTPEFARYFREDYHREINWQNPLGMVGELALAFGELLRKLWAPGRAPVSPRPFKMKLSRFASQFSGNNQHDSQELLAFLLDGLHEDLNRVKHRPYIRSKDADGRSDEEVADEYWANHIARNNSIIVDVCQGQYKSTLVCPVCGKVSVTFDPFMYLSLPLQFASTRSMSVVVFSCDGSAPPTPFTVSLPKQGRCRDLFQALSNACSLRNGERLLIAEIRNHRIYRFLEDPVLQLSTVNDDDHLAVYRLPKLERRANYIQFVHRREDLDHGHNSSLMSWKPYGVPLLAQISRNETVTGYDIHELVRKMFLPMLRNQDSQHSAVQSSVSTRTQSYHTDSSKFQLHLVDDNSTVIEKSDDAIRVPQSSLATVVFVNWSKADLKKINTHHLENLPEVFKFAPPAKRTRSEPLSLYSCLDAFLREEPLVPEDMWYCPRCKEQRQASKKLDLWRLPEVLVIHLKRFSFSRSTRQKLEIFVNFPIHNFDLTRYIANKKSSHRQIYELYAVSNHYGSMASGHYTAFIKLLDENRWYNFDDSQVSAINEEDVKSGAAYVLFYRRVREQDGAVINGTQLSVSRNHRSSQR, encoded by the exons ATGGGAAAAGTTGCATG GTACGGTGGAGGGCCAACATTACCAAGAAAGGCAATCAATACTGGCTTTTCTCAAACTGATTTAGCCATTGAAGTTTATCCTCTACGTCTGCAGTTACTTCTGATGCCAAAAGGAGAGCGAGCCATTATAAGGATTAGCAAGAAG GACACAGTTGGTGAACTCCACAAGAAGGCTTGTGAGCCTTTTGACTTGATACCAGATGAG GTGTGCATTTGGGATTATTATGGTCAAACAAAGCATACATTGATGGATAACTTGGAGAAAACCCTTGATGATGCCAACATTCAGATGGATCAAGAT ATTCTAGTTGAGATTACTACTGATGCAAATGGTACTTTAGATGGTGGATGCATGAGTTCAATTCAAGATAATGAATTTTTCGAGCGAGGATCAACTTCTTTGATTGCTGATACATCAAAATCAGGATTGTCAAAggagaatttggcatcaaacaactaTGCTTCCAGGAGCTACAACTCTAGTCTGGCACTTTCCAATGGTGACCTGGATAATGTGCATGGTACCAGTGGCATGACCACGAGGGGGTCACCTTCAGGTCTTACAGGGCTCATTAACCTGGGAAATACATGTTACATGAACAGTGCCATACAGTGTCTCGTGCACACACCTGAGTTTGCCAGATATTTTCGTGAAGATTACCACCGCGAAATAAATTGGCAAAATCCGCTTGGTATGGTG GGTGAACTTGCATTAGCATTTGGTGAGCTGCTGAGAAAACTTTGGGCTCCTGGCCGTGCCCCAGTTTCTCCTCGACCATTCAAAATGAAGCTTTCTCGGTTTGCATCTCAGTTCAGTGGTAACAACCAGCATGATTCACAG GAGTTGTTGGCGTTTCTCTTGGATGGACTACATGAAGACTTGAACCGTGTGAAACATAGACCTTACATAAGGTCAAAAGATGCTGACGGTCGATCAGATGAAGAGGTTGCAGATGAGTATTGGGCAAATCATATTGCTAGAAACAATTCAATCATTGTTGATGTATGCCAG GGGCAGTACAAGTCAACTTTGGTCTGTCCTGTCTGTGGAAAGGTTTCAGTGACTTTCGACCCGTTTATGTATCTTTCACTACCCCTACAATTCGCCTCAACGCGAAGTATGTCCGTGGTTGTCTTTTCATGTGACGGGAGTGCTCCGCCAACGCCATTCACGGTAAGTTTACCGAAGCAGGGTAGATGCAGGGATCTATTCCAAGCCCTCAGCAACGCATGCTCACTTAGAAATGGGGAGAGACTTCTAATTGCCGAG ATACGAAATCATAGGATCTATCGTTTTCTTGAGGATCCAGTTCTTCAACTGTCTACAGTTAATGATGATGATCATCTGGCAGTTTATAGGCTCCCAAAACTGGAAAGGAGGGCAAACTACATTCAGTTTGTGCATCGTCGTGAAGACTT GGACCATGGACACAATAGCAGCTTGATGTCTTGGAAACCCTATGGCGTTCCTCTTCTTGCACAAATATCTCGTAATGAAACTGTCACAGGTTATGATATTCATGAGTTGGTCCGTAAAATGTTTCTGCCCATGCTAAGAAACCAGGACTCTCAGCATTCAGCAGTTCAAAGTTCTGTTTCCACAAGAACACAAAGTTATCATACCGACAGCAGCAAATTTCAGCTACATTTGGTTGATGATAACAGCACAGTCATTGAGAAATCGGACGATGCTATCAGGGTCCCGCAGTCTTCACTTGCGACTGTAGTTTTCGTGAATTGGTCCAAGGCAGATCTGAAAAAGATCAACACTCATCATTTGGAGAACCTCCCGGAGGTGTTTAAGTTTGCTCCTCCAGCCAAGCGAACACGTAGTGAACCTCTCTCACTCTATTCATGCCTGGATGCTTTCTTGAGAGAAGAACCTCTTGTACCTGAAGACATGTG GTACTGTCCAAGGTGCAAGGAGCAAAGGCAAGCTAGCAAAAAGCTGGATTTATGGAGACTTCCAGAAGTGCTAGTTATACATTTGAAGAGATTCTCATTTAGTAGGTCAACAAGACAGAAACTAGAAATTTTCGTCAATTTTCCAATACATAACTTTGATTTGACACGCTATATTGCCAACAAGAAGAGTTCACACCGCCAAATCTATGAGTTGTATGCTGTGAGCAATCATTACGGCAGCATGGCAAGTGGGCATTATACTGCATTCATAAAG CTTTTGGATGAGAACCGGTGGTACAATTTTGATGATAGCCAAGTTTCTGCCATCAATGAAGAAGATGTGAAGTCTGGTGCAGCTTATGTGCTGTTCTACAGAAGAGTCAGAGAGCAAGATGGAGCAGTTATCAATGGAACTCAGCTATCTGTGAGTAGAAATCACAGATCTAGCCAAAGATAG